Part of the Vicingaceae bacterium genome, AATAGCGGAGCTAAAGAGGTATTATGCATCCGCGTATTAGGTGGTACCGGAAGACGATATGCCAGTGTTGGCGATAAAATCGTCGTAACAGTGAAGAATGCTTTACCATCCGGGAATGTCAAAAAAGGCCAAGTTACAAAAGCAGTAGTCGTAAGAACCAAAAAAGAAATCAGAAGACCTGATGGTTCTTACATCAGATTTGACGATAATGCAGTGGTATTGCTTAACAACCAAGATGAAATGCGTGGAACACGTATTTTTGGACCGGTTGCCCGTGAATTGCGCGACAAACAATTTATGAAAATTGTCTCATTAGCACCTGAAGTATTATAAAATGAAGAAGATGAAAAAGTTTCATGTAAAAAAAGGCGATAAGGTAATGATCATCGCCGGTGAAAATAAAGGAAAAACAGGAGTTATCACAAAAGTACTCCGTGATAAAGAAAGAGTATTGGTTGATGGCGAAGAAATTAAAAAATTAAAAAAACATACACGGCCTACTGCTGCCAATCCAAATGGAGGGATCATAGAAATCGAGCCATCTATCCACATTTCAAATGTGATGTTGATAGATCCGGCCACCGGTAAACCCGGAAGAGTGGGACGTAGAAAGAATGAAGAAGGTAAATCAGAACGTTACGTAAAAGTTAAAAATTAATCATAATCATGAGCGCTTCAAAATACATACCAAGATTAAAAAAACAGTATTTATCGGAAACCCGTTTTAAATTAAAAGAGAAGTTTGGGTACAAATCTATCATGCAAGTACCCAAATTAGAAAAAATTGTTATCAATCAAGGTCTGGGTAAAGCTACTTCCGATAAAAAATTAATCGAAACAGCCGTTCAAGAATTGACTTTAATTACCGGCCAAAAAGCTGTTCCAACATATGCCAAAAAGGATATTTCAAATTTTAAATTAAGACGAGGAATGCCTATTGGCGTGAGAGTTACGCTTCGCGGTGATAAAATGTACGAATTTCTTGATCGTTTGATCGCAATTTCCATTCCACGTACACGCGATTTTAGAGGATTGAATCCTAAATCGTTTGACAACAGAGGTAATTATACTTTTGGTGTCAAAGAACAAATTATTTTCCCGGAGATTGATATCGATAAAGTAAATCATATAAATGGATATGATATAACTTTGGTTACTTCAGCCAAAACAAATGAAGAAGCCAAAGCTTTATTGGAAGAACTAGGTTTACCATTACGAAAAAAATAAATTATATAAGATATGGCAAAAGAATCAATGAAAGCCAGAGAAAGAAAAAGACAAGCTCTGGTCGACAAGTACAAAGAAAAAAGAGAAGCTTTAAAAAAAGCAGGCGATTGGGAAGCTTTACAAAAACTACCCAAAAACTCATCTAAAGTTAGATTACACAATCGTTGTTCGATTACCGGACGTCCGAGAGGTTATATGCGTTTATTTGGAATTTCAAGGGTTACGTTCAGAGAAATGGCTTCATTTGGATTGATTCCCGGAGTTAAAAAAGCAAGTTGGTAAATTATTAAATAAATATTAAAATTATGGTAACGGATCCCATAGCAGATTATCTTACTAGAATCAGAAACAGCATCAAAGCTCGTCAACGTGTGGTTGAAATACCCGCATCAAATATTAAAAAAGAATTGACAAAAATTCTTTTTGAAAAAGGGTATATTTTGAATTATAAGTTTATAGATGATAACAAACAAGGCGTTATCAAAATTGCCTTGAAATATCATCCTCAAACCAAAACACCTGCAATAAAAAATTTAAAGAGAGTGTCAAAACCCGGTTTGAGAAAATATACTTCCGTCAAGGATATGCCAAAAGTCATGAATGGTCTGGGTATTGCTGTTGTGTCAACCCCAAAAGGGCTTATGACTGATAAAGAAGCCCGAAAAGAAAATGTTGGTGGTGAAATAATTTGTTTTGTATATTAAAAATTAAAAATCATGTCTAGAATAGGTAAAGCACCGATTAAAATACCTTCAGGAGTACAAGTAGAGATTACTCCAAATAATGTTGTAAAAGTAAAAGGACCTAAAGGTGAATTGTCACTTACGGTTGATCCCGTGATTACTATTGCCAAGGATGGAGATGAAATAAAATTATCCCGCAATAGCGACCAAAAATCCCATAGATCAAAACATGGATTATACCGCAGTTTAATTAATAACATGGTAATTGGTGTTTCTAAAGGATATACAGTCAAACAAGAATTGGTTGGTGTGGGATATCGTGTCAATGTGAACGGACAATTATTGGAATTCAACTTAGGTTATTCACATAACATTGTATTTGAACTGCCAAAAGAGATTAAAGCCAGTGCCGCACAAGAAAAAGGTAAAAACCCGGTGCTTACTCTCGAATCACATGACAAACAACTATTAGGATTGGTTGCAGCCAAAATTAGATCATTCCGTAAACCTGAACCATACAAAGGAAAAGGTATCAGATTTGAAGGAGAACAAATAAGAAGAAAAGCAGGAAAATCTGCTTCTAAAAAATAATAAAATTATACAGTTATGGCATTCGATAAAATTGCTAGAAGGAAGAAAATCAAAATGCGCATCAGGAAGAAAATTTATGGAACACCTGATTGCCCAAGGTTGAGTGTATTTAGAAGCAACAAAGAGATATATGCTCAAGTAATAGACGATCTTAACGGTGTTACTCTTGTTGCCGCCTCATCTCGTGAAAAAGGAATTAGTAAGGATGGTAAAACAAAAGTTGAAATTGCTTTGGAAGTTGGTAAACTTTTGGCAAAAAAAGCTAAAGAAAAAGGAATTGAAAAAATTAAGTTTGACCGTAATGGCTATTTATATCATGGCAGGGTAAAAGCTCTTGCTGACGGAGCCAGAGAAGGGGGACTTAACTTTTAAATTATAATATTTGCAAATTATGAGTACAGTAAAAAAAGTAAAATCTTCGGAAATAGAATTAAAAGATCGCCTGGTTGCCGTTAATCGGGTTACCAAAGTTACAAAGGGAGGACGCCATTTCAGTTTTTCTGCAATCGTTGTCGTTGGTAATGAAGATGGCGTTGTGGGTTATGGACTAGGAAAGGCCAATGAAGTAACCGAGGCAATAGCAAAAGGTATTGAGGATGCCAAGAAAAATTTAATAAAAGTACCTGTTGTGAAAGGCACTGTTCCTCATCCTGTAGAAGGTAAATATGACGGAGCCAGAGTATTAATTAAACCTGCAGCACCCGGTACCGGTTTGATTGCCGGAGGTGCTATGCGTGCTGTATTGGAAAGCGTTGGAATCAAAGATTGCTTATGTAAATCAAAAGGTTCTTCAAACCCACATAATGTAGTGAAAGCTACCATAAAAGCATTGTCCGAAATGCGTGACCCGATTACTGTGGCTGCCCAAAGAGGCGTTTCATTAGAAAAAGTTTTCAATGGTTAAAAAAAATTATTATGGCAACTATTAAAATTACACTTAAAAAAAGTATCATTGACCGACCAAAAAATCAGAAACTGACCATCAAAGCCTTAGGACTTAGAAAATTAAATCAAACGGTCGAAAAGAATGATACACCACAGATACGTGGAATGATTGAAAAAGTAAAACATTTGGTTGAAGTAGTTGAAAATTAATAAAGTAATAAAATTATGGATCTGACAAATTTAAAACCTGCAAAAGGTTCGATAAAATCGAAAAAGCGTCTCGCCCGTGGACAGGCAAGTGGCACAGGTGGAACTGCCACACGTGGAAATAAAGGAGATAAATCTCGTTCAGGGTTCAAATATAAAAGAGGTTTTGAAGGGGGACAAATGCCTTTGCAAAGACGTATCCCGAAATTTGGATTTAAAAATATCAACAGAGTTGAGTATAAGCCCATTAATTTGGACACCCTGGAATCTATCGTTGAGAAACAAGGAGTTTCAGAAATTACATTGGATGTGTTGCGCAAAAGTGGTCTTGTCAGCAAAAATGATCTTGTAAAAATACTTGGACGTGGAGAGTTAAAATCGAAAATAACCGTCCAGGCACATGCTATTTCAGCTAAAGCTAAATCTGCAATTGAGGAAAAAGGTGGAAAGGTTGAGATAATTTAACGACTTATTGAATAATGAAAAGAATAATTGAAACCATAAAAAATATTTATCAAATTGAAGAATTGCGTAACCGGATCATAACCACTCTGGGTTTGATTTTGATCTACCGCCTGGGGTCATATGTTGTTTTGCCGGGGATAGATTCCAATTTGCTTGCAGCCGAAAATCAAAACTCTTCAAGTGGATTGGCCGGTCTGATTGATATTTTTGCCGGTGGTGCATTTTCCAGGGCTTCTATTTTTGCCTTGGGTATCATGCCTTACATTTCAGCCTCTATCGTCATTCAATTGTTGGGTATGGCCATACCCTATTTTCAAAAAATGCAAAAAGAAGGAGAAAGCGGTCGCCGTAGAATGAATCAAATAACGCGTTTATTAACAATCGGAGTGGTTGCTCTTCAAGCCCCCGGTTACATTGCCTCTTATATACCTGCATATGATTCCCAAGGATTAATGATTCGTCCCGATTCATTCTTTTGGTTATTTACTTCTGTTGTTATATTGATAACAGGAACCATGTTCGTCATGTGGATTGGCGAAAGAATAACCGAAAGAGGCATTGGGAACGGTATATCTTTACTCATTATGATTGGTATTATCGCCAATCTTCCATTTGCATTTTTTGCAGAATTTGCTACCCGTGTCAATTCAGGAGGGTTGTTTATCCTGTTAATTGAAATAGCGTTTTTGTTATTGGTAACGATAGCTTCGATTTTGTTAGTACAAGGAACACGAAAAATACCCATCCAGTTTGCCAAAAGAATAGTTGGTAACCGTCAATATGGAGGTGTCAGACAATATTTGCCATTGAAAGTGAATGCCGCAGGTGTAATGCCTATAATTTTTGCACAGGCTATAATGTTTGTACCCATCACATTGGCAGGATTTGCCGATTCCGAACAACTGACCGGTATTACTGCAGCCCTTAGTGATTTTACAGGTTTTTGGTATAACTTTGTATTTGCTGTTTTAATCATTCTGTTCACATATTTTTATACCGCTGTTTCTGTCAATCCTAATCAAATTGCCGAAGACCTTAAGAAAAACGGGGGCTTTATACCCGGAATTAAACCCGGTAAAAAGACAGCAGAATTTATCGATGACGTAATGTCAAAAATTACCTTGCCGGGCTCTATATTTTTGGCCATTGTCGCTATATTGCCGGCAATAGCTGCCAAATTGGGGGTGAATATGCAGTTTGCACAGTTTTATGGTGGAACATCGCTTCTTATACTTGTTGGAGTGTTGTTGGATACTTTGCAACAAATAGAAAGTTACCTGTTGATGAGGCATTATGATGGTTTGATGAAGTCCGGAAGAATAAAAGGAAGAACCTCAACCGGAATGGGAGTTCCTGTGTAGATAAAATATTGTTTGCAGGTGATTTATATTAAGACAGAAGAAGAGATAGAATTAATAAAAAAAAGTTCTTTACTTGTTTGCGAAACGTTGGCTTATTTGGCAAGTTTGTTGAAACCTGGCATAACTACCCTTGAACTTGACAAATTAGCCGAAAAGTTTATACGTGACCATGGAGGCGTACCTTCATTCAAAGGTTATCATGGATATCCATTCACTTTATGTACTTCTGTGAATGACAAGGTTGTGCATGGGTTTCCTTCAAAAGAGCCATTAAAGGAAGGTGATATAGTATCGATAGATTGTGGTGTTTTTTTGAATGGATTTCATGGTGATGTGGCATACACGTTTGCTATCGGAAATGTGAGTGATGAAGCCCAAAAATTAATGAAGGTAACCAAAGAAGCGCTCTACAAAGGGATCGAACAAGCCGTTGAAGGGAAAAGAATAGGAGATATAGGTTACGCCATTCAATCACATGCAGAATCCAATGGGTTTTCGGTTGTGCGCGAATTGGTCGGTCATGGACTTGGAAAAAATTTACATGAAGAACCGGAAGTGCCTAATTATGGAAAGAGAGGTCACGGAGTTAAATTATGTGAAGGAATGGTGATAGCTATAGAACCGATGGTTAATTTTGGAAGCAAAAAAGTAAAACAATTGAGCGACGGATGGACCATTGCCACTGCTGACGGAAGCTTATCTGCACATTATGAACATGATGTATGTGTTAAAAAGGACAAAGCATTGATACTTTCAGATTATACAAAAATTGAAGAAAATATATTAAAAAACGAAAATATTTATGGGTAAACAACCGGCAATAGAGCAAGACGGAGAAATTATAGAAGCACTATCAAACGCTATGTTTCGTGTGAAACTGGCTAATGGACATATTGTTACTGCTCATATTTCCGGAAAAATGCGAATGAATTACATAAAAATACTTCCCGGAGATAAAGTCAGAGTGGAATTATCTCCATATGATTTGTCTAAAGGAAGAATTACAATGAGATATAAATAAATTAAAATAAAAATCATAAATTTGCAGGCCATGAAAGTTAAAGCATCAGTTAAAAAAAGAAGTCCTGAATGTAAAATTGTAAAACGCAAAGGACGTGTTTATGTTATTAATAAGAAAAACCCAAGATTTAAACAAAGACAAGGATAAAATTTAAAAAACTATGGCAAGAATAGCAGGTATTGATTTACCCAGAAACAAGAGAGGATTTATTGCTCTCACTTACATTTATGGAATCGGACGCAGCTCCGCATTAAAAATTTTAGAAAAAGCAGGAGTGAATCCCATGAAGAAGGTTGAAGAATGGGATGACAAAGATATTGCCGGAATCCGTAAAGTAATCGGTGAAGAATATAAAGTGGAAGGTCAATTAAGGGCCGAAGTACAAATGAATATCAAACGCCTGATGGATATAGGTTGTTACAGAGGTATCCGCCACCGTGTGGGATTACCTGTCAGAGGTCAAAAGACCAAAAACAACTGTAGAACCAGAAAAGGAAAAAGAAAAACGGTTGCCAATAAGAAAAAAGCTACCAAATAGTTGATTTGTTATTCTAATTTAATATAAAGTTATGGCGAAAAAACAAGTTTCTACTGCACAATCAAAGAAAAAAAGAAAAGTTAAAGTTGATGCTGTTGGCCAAGCACATATCCAGGCCACATTTAACAACATCATTATATCTTTGACCAATGCCAATGGTGAAGTGATATCATGGTCTTCTGCTGGTAAAATGGGATTCAGAGGATCTAAAAAAAATACACCTTATGCAGCTCAAGTGGCTGCTGAAGATTGTGCTAAAGTGGCCTATGATGCCGGCTTGAGAAAAGTGAAATTATTTGTTCAAGGACCGGGCGCCGGACGTGAGGCTGCCATTAGAGCAATTCACAATGCCGGTATAGAAGTAATGGAAATAATTGATGTTACTCCTATACCCCATAATGGTTGCCGTCCACCAAAAAAGAGAAGAGTTTAAAATCATATAAATTACAATTTAAAATTTATTATTATGGCAAGATATACAGGACCTAGATCAAAAATAGCCAGAAAGTTCAGGGAACCTATATTCGGACCGGACAAAGCTTTGGAGAAAAAAAATTACCCTCCCGGCATGCATGGACCTAATAAAAGAAGAATGAAGCAGTCCGAGTATGCCATTCAGTTGCAAGAAAAACAAAAGGCAAAATATACTTACGGAATTCTGGAAAGACAATTTTCCAATATGTTTAAAAAGGCAACACACATGCCCGGAATCACCGGTGAAAATTTGTTGCGTTTATGCGAATCAAGACTCGACAATGTGGTATTCAGATTAGGAATAGCTCCTACACGTGCTGCTGCCCGTCAGTTGGTTACTCACAGGCATATTACCGTTAATGGCAATGTAGTCAATATACCTTCATATCAATTGAAACCTGGCGATCAAGTAGGTGTGCGCGAAAAATCCAAAACGCTTGAGGTGATTCGCAATTCTGTCGCCTCCTCCAATGTAAAGTTAGACTGGTTAAGTTTTGATAAAGCAACCATGACGGGTACTTTTATTAGCTATCCCGTTAGAGAACAAATACCTGAAAATATAAAAGAAAACTTAATCGTAGAGTTGTATTCAAAGTAAGAAATTAATAAAACAAAACCTATGGCAATACTTGATTTTCAAAAACCCAACAAAGTTATCATGCTTCAATCCGATGATTATCATGGCGTATTTGAGTTCCGTCCTTTGGAACCCGGATACGGTATCACCATCGGAAATGCATTAAGACGTATTTTGCTTTCCTCACTTGAAGGATATGCTATCAGTACAGTAAAAATCGAAGGCGTAGATCATGAGTTCTCCACAATCAAAGGTGTACTCGAGGATGTTGTAGAAATTATTTTAAATCTAAAACAAGTACGTTTCCGTAGACAATTAGAAGATACCAATTCCGAAAAAGTAACTGTGAGAATTAGTGGACAGGATAAATTTACAGCCGGAGATATCAATAAATTCACTACGGCTTTTCAAGTGCTTAATCACGACCATGTGATTTGTCATCTCGATCCAAAGACCTCGTTGACGCTTGAGTTGTTAATTACCAAAGGACGTGGTTATGTTCCGGCCGAAGAAAATAAACACTACGCACAATCTCCAGGTGTCATTGCCATCGATTCTATTTACACCCCTATTAAAAATGTAAAATATACCGTAGAAAACTATCGTGTTGAGCAAAAAACCGACTACGAAAAGTTAATTATTGAAGTTACTACCGATGGTAGTATACATCCTAAAGATGCTTTAAAAGAGGCCTCAAAAATTTTGATTTATCACTTTATGTTATTTAGCGATGAGCGTATAACTGTTGAACTTGAAGAACAAAAAGAGGTGGAAGAATTTGATGAGGATGTACTTCATATGCGTCAATTGCTCAAAACAAAACTTAGCGATCTAAACCTTTCTGTCCGTGCTTTGAATTGTTTAAAATCTGCCGACATAGAAACATTGGCCGACCTGGTAAGATATCAACGAAATGATTTGTTGAAATTCCGTAATTTTGGTAAAAAATCTCTGTCAGAAATCGATAATTTATTAGAGTCAAGAGGATTGCGTTACGGAATGGATTTGTCAAAATATAAATTAGATAAGGAATAAAGTTATGAGACACGCAAAAAAAATTAATCTTTTGGGAAGAACAGCCAGCCACCGGAAAGCAATGCTTTCAAACATGGCTTCTTCATTAATCCGCCATAAAAGAATTTTTACAACTGTTGCAAAAGCAAAAGCATTGCGCAGGTTTGTAGAACCTTTACTGACAAAGGCCAAAAATGATACTACTCACAATAGGCGTGTAGTATTCAGTTACTTGCAAGACAAAGTTGCTGTTAGCGAATTGTTTAGGGTTGTGTCACCCAAAATTGCCGAAAGACCCGGTGGTTATACCAGAATCATTAAAACCGGTTTTAGAAAAGGGGATAATGCCGAAATGTGTATGATCGAATTGGTCGATTTCAATGAATTGTACACTGCCGGCAAACCCGAGAAAAAAACAAGAAGATCCCGCAGAGGGGGGAAATCCAAAAAAACGAAAGAAAGCGTTGATGCAGTCAAAACTCAAGAATTAGAAAATTCCGCCAAACAACAGGAAGATAATACTGAAAATAACGAAGAAAAACCGGAAGAAAACAACAAAGAAAACGAACAATAAATTCAATGATTTTCAATCATCATAAAAGGATAAAGTTTCAAACTTTATCCTTTTTTTTTACAAAAAAATATAGAGAATGATTAAACGCAATAGACAAAAAGCGATTTTATTATTGGAGGATGGTACATGTTTTCATGGTTATGCTGCCGGCGCCATTGGAACCACATTTGGAGAAATTTGCTTCAATACGGGTATGACCGGTTATCAAGAAATTTTCACAGACCCTTCATACTTTGGCCAAATTTTGGTGATGTCGGTGGCTCATATTGGAAATTATGGTGTGGTAGATGAAGATACCGAATCGGATAGTATAAAAATTGCAGGCTTGGTATGTAAAAAATTTGCCGACCATTTTTCCCGTCCAAGATCAAAAAAATCATTGCAGGAATATTTTATAGAAAATGGATTAGTTGCCATATCCGATGTGGATACCAGAGCAATCGTCAGACACATCAGGCAAAAGGGGGCAATGAATGCGGCAATTTCTTCTGAAGAGTTAAATCCCGATAAGTTAATGATAGAATTGAAGAAAGTTCCTTCAATGACCGGGCTTGAATTATCTTCAAAGGTTACGGCAAATGTTGCTTACGAGGTTGATCCCGATGGCCCCGAAAAATACAGAGTAGCATTGCTGGATCTTGGTGTAAAAAGAAATATCATCAGGATGCTCACTTCGAGAGGTGCGCGGGTGAAAGTTTTTCCTATGCATACGCCTTTAGACGAAATGATGAGTTGGGGCCCTGATGGGTTTATGATTTCCAATGGACCCGGTGATCCTGCCGCAATGAAGGATACTATAGAAAAGATAAAACAAATCATAGATACCGGCATACCGGTTTTTGGCATTTGCCTGGGACATCAATTAATCGCTCTTGCACAAGGACTGAAAACGGTGAAAATGCATCATGGGCACAGAGGCATCAATCACCCGGTGAAGAATTTGTTGACCGGAAAATGTGAAATCACTTCCCAGAATCATGGATTTGTTGTGGACAATACCGATATTGAGAAATTAGAAAATATCGAAATAACCCATATCCATCTAAACGATAAATCAATAGCAGGCCTAAGATTGAAAAACAAACCGGTATTCAGTGTTCAATATCATCCCGAAGCTTCACCGGGCCCGCACGATTCGTCATATTTATTTGATTTGTTTTGTGAAAATATGCAAAAAGCAAAAGTTTCAGTTTAAATAAATTACTAAATTATCAAAAATTATGAGTTATATTTCACATATTCATGCCAGGCAGATTTTGGATTCAAGAGGCAATCCAACGATTGAAGTTGAAGTATATGCCGAAAATGGAATTATCGGAAGAGCTGCAGTGCCATCCGGCGCTTCAACAGGAATTCATGAAGCTGTCGAATTGAGGGATGGCGATCCGGGAATGTATCATGGTAAAGGTGTTTTAAAAGCAGTTCAAAATGTCAATCAAGTCATTGCAGAAGAATTAAAAGGACAATATTTATTCAACCAACGCAACATAGATCAGATATTGATCGAACTTGACGGAACAGAAAACAAATCCAATCTCGGAGCAAATGCCATTTTAGGGGTTTCTTTGGCTGTTGCCAAGTGTGCTGCTGATTCTATTGGTTTGCCTCTGTATCAATATGTCGGAGGAGTAAATGCTCATATTTTGCCTATTCCTATGATGAATATATTGAATGGAGGAGCTCACGCCGATAACGCCATAGATTTTCAGGAATTTATGATTATGCCGGTAAAAGCCTCTTCTTTTTCTGAAGGATTGCGAATGGGCACAGAGATATTCCATACGTTAAAAAAAGTTTTAAAAGAAAAAGGTTATGCTACGAATGTTGGCGATGAGGGTGGTTTTGCGCCAAATATAAGAAGTAATGAAGAGGCAATAGAGTTGGTATTGATGGCCATTGAGAAATCGGGATATAAGCCCGGAGAACAAGTTTTTATTGCTTTGGATGCGGCGTCTTCGGAATTATGGGATGAGGAGAAAAAATGTTATGTTTTTAAAAAATCAGATAAAAGTATCTTGACTTCAGATCAGATGGTTGAATTTTGGGAAAAATGGGTAGCCAAATATCCGATTGTGTCAATTGAAGACGGACTGGCTGAAGACGACTGGAATGGATGGAAATTGTTGACCGACAAATTGGGCAATAAGGTGCAGCTGGTGGGAGATGATTTGTTTGTAACCAATACCAAAAGATTACAAAAAGGTATCCGAGAGGGAATTGCCAATTCGATCCTTGTAAAAGTTAATCAAATAGGCACGTTGACCGAAACCATCGAAGCGGTTGAATTGGCTCATCAAAATGGTTATACTGCCGTCATGAGCCATCGATCAGGAGAAACCGAAGATACTACCATAGCAGACTTGTCGGTTGCGCTTAATACGGGACAGATTAAAACAGGTTCGGCATCCAGGAGCGACCGTGTGGCAAAATACAATCAATTGTTAAGAATAGAAGAGTATCTTGGCAAAACCGGTTCGTATGGAAATTTAAATTTCTTGAAAAAGTTTTAAATATTTTAAAAAAGCCGTTAAATTAGTGCCCAATAAAAATAATATAAAAAGTTATGGATAGTATAAAATTAAAATTTGCAGAGAAGGCGCGCCCAATGGCAGAAGAAGTAAAAAAAATCATCAAAGAACATGGTGATTTTGTGATGGGCCAATATACTGTTGCGCAGGTATATCAAGGCATGAAAGGCATCGTTGGGTTGGTCACCGAGACATCGAAATTGGATCCTGAAGAAGGAATAAGATTTAGGGGGTATTCGAT contains:
- the rplN gene encoding 50S ribosomal protein L14, coding for MIQQESRLSVADNSGAKEVLCIRVLGGTGRRYASVGDKIVVTVKNALPSGNVKKGQVTKAVVVRTKKEIRRPDGSYIRFDDNAVVLLNNQDEMRGTRIFGPVARELRDKQFMKIVSLAPEVL
- the rplX gene encoding 50S ribosomal protein L24, with the translated sequence MKKFHVKKGDKVMIIAGENKGKTGVITKVLRDKERVLVDGEEIKKLKKHTRPTAANPNGGIIEIEPSIHISNVMLIDPATGKPGRVGRRKNEEGKSERYVKVKN
- the rplE gene encoding 50S ribosomal protein L5, with the translated sequence MSASKYIPRLKKQYLSETRFKLKEKFGYKSIMQVPKLEKIVINQGLGKATSDKKLIETAVQELTLITGQKAVPTYAKKDISNFKLRRGMPIGVRVTLRGDKMYEFLDRLIAISIPRTRDFRGLNPKSFDNRGNYTFGVKEQIIFPEIDIDKVNHINGYDITLVTSAKTNEEAKALLEELGLPLRKK
- the rpsN gene encoding 30S ribosomal protein S14 produces the protein MAKESMKARERKRQALVDKYKEKREALKKAGDWEALQKLPKNSSKVRLHNRCSITGRPRGYMRLFGISRVTFREMASFGLIPGVKKASW
- the rpsH gene encoding 30S ribosomal protein S8; the protein is MVTDPIADYLTRIRNSIKARQRVVEIPASNIKKELTKILFEKGYILNYKFIDDNKQGVIKIALKYHPQTKTPAIKNLKRVSKPGLRKYTSVKDMPKVMNGLGIAVVSTPKGLMTDKEARKENVGGEIICFVY
- the rplF gene encoding 50S ribosomal protein L6: MSRIGKAPIKIPSGVQVEITPNNVVKVKGPKGELSLTVDPVITIAKDGDEIKLSRNSDQKSHRSKHGLYRSLINNMVIGVSKGYTVKQELVGVGYRVNVNGQLLEFNLGYSHNIVFELPKEIKASAAQEKGKNPVLTLESHDKQLLGLVAAKIRSFRKPEPYKGKGIRFEGEQIRRKAGKSASKK
- the rplR gene encoding 50S ribosomal protein L18, giving the protein MAFDKIARRKKIKMRIRKKIYGTPDCPRLSVFRSNKEIYAQVIDDLNGVTLVAASSREKGISKDGKTKVEIALEVGKLLAKKAKEKGIEKIKFDRNGYLYHGRVKALADGAREGGLNF
- the rpsE gene encoding 30S ribosomal protein S5, giving the protein MSTVKKVKSSEIELKDRLVAVNRVTKVTKGGRHFSFSAIVVVGNEDGVVGYGLGKANEVTEAIAKGIEDAKKNLIKVPVVKGTVPHPVEGKYDGARVLIKPAAPGTGLIAGGAMRAVLESVGIKDCLCKSKGSSNPHNVVKATIKALSEMRDPITVAAQRGVSLEKVFNG
- a CDS encoding 50S ribosomal protein L30 encodes the protein MATIKITLKKSIIDRPKNQKLTIKALGLRKLNQTVEKNDTPQIRGMIEKVKHLVEVVEN
- the rplO gene encoding 50S ribosomal protein L15 codes for the protein MDLTNLKPAKGSIKSKKRLARGQASGTGGTATRGNKGDKSRSGFKYKRGFEGGQMPLQRRIPKFGFKNINRVEYKPINLDTLESIVEKQGVSEITLDVLRKSGLVSKNDLVKILGRGELKSKITVQAHAISAKAKSAIEEKGGKVEII
- the secY gene encoding protein translocase subunit SecY; amino-acid sequence: MKRIIETIKNIYQIEELRNRIITTLGLILIYRLGSYVVLPGIDSNLLAAENQNSSSGLAGLIDIFAGGAFSRASIFALGIMPYISASIVIQLLGMAIPYFQKMQKEGESGRRRMNQITRLLTIGVVALQAPGYIASYIPAYDSQGLMIRPDSFFWLFTSVVILITGTMFVMWIGERITERGIGNGISLLIMIGIIANLPFAFFAEFATRVNSGGLFILLIEIAFLLLVTIASILLVQGTRKIPIQFAKRIVGNRQYGGVRQYLPLKVNAAGVMPIIFAQAIMFVPITLAGFADSEQLTGITAALSDFTGFWYNFVFAVLIILFTYFYTAVSVNPNQIAEDLKKNGGFIPGIKPGKKTAEFIDDVMSKITLPGSIFLAIVAILPAIAAKLGVNMQFAQFYGGTSLLILVGVLLDTLQQIESYLLMRHYDGLMKSGRIKGRTSTGMGVPV
- the map gene encoding methionine aminopeptidase, whose product is MIYIKTEEEIELIKKSSLLVCETLAYLASLLKPGITTLELDKLAEKFIRDHGGVPSFKGYHGYPFTLCTSVNDKVVHGFPSKEPLKEGDIVSIDCGVFLNGFHGDVAYTFAIGNVSDEAQKLMKVTKEALYKGIEQAVEGKRIGDIGYAIQSHAESNGFSVVRELVGHGLGKNLHEEPEVPNYGKRGHGVKLCEGMVIAIEPMVNFGSKKVKQLSDGWTIATADGSLSAHYEHDVCVKKDKALILSDYTKIEENILKNENIYG
- the infA gene encoding translation initiation factor IF-1 codes for the protein MGKQPAIEQDGEIIEALSNAMFRVKLANGHIVTAHISGKMRMNYIKILPGDKVRVELSPYDLSKGRITMRYK
- the rpmJ gene encoding 50S ribosomal protein L36, which produces MKVKASVKKRSPECKIVKRKGRVYVINKKNPRFKQRQG
- the rpsM gene encoding 30S ribosomal protein S13; its protein translation is MARIAGIDLPRNKRGFIALTYIYGIGRSSALKILEKAGVNPMKKVEEWDDKDIAGIRKVIGEEYKVEGQLRAEVQMNIKRLMDIGCYRGIRHRVGLPVRGQKTKNNCRTRKGKRKTVANKKKATK
- the rpsK gene encoding 30S ribosomal protein S11, whose protein sequence is MAKKQVSTAQSKKKRKVKVDAVGQAHIQATFNNIIISLTNANGEVISWSSAGKMGFRGSKKNTPYAAQVAAEDCAKVAYDAGLRKVKLFVQGPGAGREAAIRAIHNAGIEVMEIIDVTPIPHNGCRPPKKRRV